Part of the Cyprinus carpio isolate SPL01 chromosome A1, ASM1834038v1, whole genome shotgun sequence genome is shown below.
GCAACCTGAACGCTCGAGGAGCAGACAAGCTCCCAGATTATGTCAGGGCAAATCACAGCAGCAGAAAACCTGACAGCAACAAGGATCGCATTATTGTGCGGCGGGACACCGATGGCAGCTTCAATAGGGTGTATGTGACTGAACACAGTGACCCGAAACGATTCGACAGCAGCAGAACCTACCGAGTGAGCCAGGGCCTTCTCAAGATCATCAAGAACATGAGTCGAGAGGATTATCTCTCCAGCACTCGAGTAGATCATTTCAGATTCACACCACAGAATCATTATGAGACGGCACCTGACAACAACTCCTGGTGTACCATTCTTTGAGCCATTCAAAAGGCTGCTGACATTAACCTGCTTTCATTATATCAgtgattattatataaattttattatgtaatggtGAATTGATTAAAGCATCTACAGTATTAGTGATAGGTGAGTTTGAATAACTGCTTCACGAAGCTTCGAGACCTTTATGAATCTTGTTTCGGAATGAATCGGCACACAAACCTTCACAGTATTTCAGCAAACGAGGCTTCGCTACATCCTACTGTTTTGAAACATCTGTGGTTTGAGGAtagtgttgtgtttaaatgtattaaacctGTGATTATAAATGATCTCAGGTTATTCTTCTGTGCTTTTACATGACTTTAACCAGCAGATATCACCAGCGTGCATTGATTCATATTTGCAAATCGACTGGCTCGATTGAATCGCTTCTCTcgtcactgttatttattttatgtctccTGTTAtaatcaaattttgattcatttgcTGGTTTCCTGATTTCTATTAAATGTGTGGTTTCTCTGGcttggtttaaaataaaatgactttgggAACTCAAAATTCAAactgttcttttttgtttgtgcaaattagtctttttttttttgtagcctcgATAGCATatgtacatctgcaagatgtctgttaaagatcacttcatctggaaagcatccgctgtgtacaaacatctgatagacgtctttaagatctcagttttacatgcattctaaatcataaacatcttaaagacatctcctaaacgtctatttgacatctgataggaaacgtcctataaaTAGATGAGTAAACAATCTTAAAAATCCATCTTGctgatgtaaatgcagacatctcAGTGATGTACGTGTGCTGTCAGGGTAGTATCATACCTTTCAAAAACAGGTATGCCTACAAAGAATGTGAGGAAGACAGGGGATGGTTCACACAATTTTCATTCCTTATTGAGTATTTCTGATAAAACAAGATTTTAGTGTTCAAAGGTAAGCAACAAACAGAAACAATTATTCCACTTAAGGCATTGCCTGCTATAAATGTCTGCCATGAAGCAGCATCAGTTTCTGTTTGCAGAACTTTTCAGAGTGTGAACACTCCCATCACGGATCATGGTGCGAATCCTGAATAATTTGTCTGATCTGAGAGAGACCAGGTTTGGTCACAGCACTTAGATCGTGTGCACTTTGACCAGAATCAAACCTACTGTATTAGCATTTATCTTCTGAAGAACATTAAAGAGTTGAGCCGTAAAGAATTCCTCAGAGAAACTATGAATAATTTTTATCAGACTTTTTACCAAAGGCATTGCAGACATACACTGTTTCCATCTCCAGCTCAGTCAGTGAAGAGTGAACCCTACCAGAGTCAAAAGTCAAATCAATCTACTAAGGTTGTCTGTTCAAAAtgctatttttgttaatttttgctcTTTTCTTCTTGCATTCAATCATGAAAATGTAGTTttcttgctgtgttttttttaattttgaaactgTGTACCGCAGCTGAATTTGGACAAATGGCATTTTTGAATagggtctgctaaatgaataaccGTATAAGCTacaatgtatgtataaatgtaattataaatatatgtttatcatTCTGTAAATCTAAGATATGATGTTGAGCTTTGCTGTTTGTCACTGGAATCTTTTAACGATTTATTACAATGATGTAGATCAATATTTCCGATCGAGGGAGAAAGAAGATAAAACTTTGAGactctttcatttaaaaaacagagatgtttaatatatcataaaatataaattgtatccCATGTTGTTCCCAGTTAtgaaaactgtataaataaaataaatattttatatgaaacttATATGTAAATTTGAGTGAGACATTATTATAGTTTAAGATGAAGTAGCTTTGATGTAAATCTCTTCATTATTTGTCACACCTGCTCTAATGTGTTTCTGCTTTCCATAGTAtgagtttctattcatcaaaacacacacacacacataaacttgtAGGACAACTAGTGTGTGTTATGTAGTTACTGTCATGAGTTCAGTGACATCAGCAAACATGCAATGCTGTCATGTCATATAAATGAAGCAGTCAGTGCCAGAGACCTGGTTTGGCTTCTACAAGGTAAGGTgtatcatttttttgtttctatatactgtacacacacacacacacaaaatttttttgtttatatataatgtacatatatatatatatatatatatatatgttgtcaGTTATTCACCATTTTGTCACTGCAAAATTTCTTCTTAATTTGAAGGTTTCTGTGATCAGTATCTATAATCTAGTTCTTTTTGAGCCTGCTGTTTGGTTTTGGTCAGTCAAGTATATAACAGGTGTTCCAATTCTGCAGACTTAACTAATGATGAAATTAACTGGTTTAAACAAAGTCCTGGCGGCGTATTACTTTAAAATCGAATCTTATTTGTTTGGTAACCATGGAAATTCCATTTAGGACGACATTTAGAACCAAAGCTGTTACAGAACAGTGTTTCCTGTAGTGTGTTGTCTTATCTTAACTACAGATAGGAAGGGggtatttacaaaaaataaaaataaaaatcctaaaaaaaaccccacaactGTCCTTACTTAAATTATTTGAAGGCTAACGGAAAACCCGCTTACAATTGCGCTGTCCAACAATGGTATTACATTTATTGATAATTGAAAATGAAGAACGGAGACGTTTAACGGTGGAAAGACTCTTGGAGGATCCGGAAGATTTTGATGacaaaacacttaaaacagaCTGCCGCGCAACATATAGCCTATTACAGTTAGCACAGGAACTGTAACTAGCATTACAGAGACCATTAAAGCGTCACGGAGCATTAAAAGTTATAGCGCAAGTGACTAATGCTTTACAGATTTTGCAAAAGGCGATTTTCAAAGTGAAGTAGCTTCTGTTATTTTGTTTACCTCATCAGCAGCAGCTCGCGCAGTGTTGGTCGCTTGGTAACAGACCTGAGAGTGGATTGTCGAACTTGATAATGGAATTTAAGACTTCCTAACTAGAGATGAGATCCTAATTTAACATCTTAAGTTAAGAcctaatatattttagatatttgtcCCTTCATGGTTTTgcattttgcagtgtttttgtaattgtacataaaaatcacaatattataacatttattgcaaaaagtgcacttttttttcatcaGGATTGTCAGGAACATGGTGAGAATCCTGGAtaatttgtttgatctgaaagAGACCAGGTTTGGTCAGCCACATCCCAGACATGGTCTGAATCTGTTGTGGTGGTTTGCTCATGATTGTGTTCAGATTGACTCCAATGGCAACATGACTGCAAAGTGCAACCCTGCGAACGGAGCATTTGGCTTTCATCAATTCTTTAATAAGGAAAGACTTCTTCCTAAAATTGATCTACCATACTATGAGGTGGGCAACCTGCACAATCCTGGATCACTGCCTCATTATGTCACAAGAAGTTACACAGGACAGTCGGACAACAGCAACAAAGATCGCATCATTGTGTCCTTTGACTCAAGATGGAAAAGATTTAAGAAGATTTATGTGACGCAGCACTCAGATCAGGTGCGATTTGACCAGAATCACACCTACTGTATTAGCATTGATCTTCTGAGGATCATTCAAGGATTGAGCCACAACCACTTCCTCAGAGAACCCACCAATGGTTCTGGACGTGTATCCATAAGCATACCTCAGTCAGTGCAGACTAAAACCTTTCAAAGTAGGCCTGCTAGCAATGAACTCATGAAGAACTTTCAAGAGTTGAGTCGTATACACTTCCACAGAGAACCCACCAATGGTTCTGAAAGTGTATCCATAAGCATACCTCAGTCAGTGCAGACTAAAACCTTTCAAAGTAGGCCTGCTAGCAATGAACTCATGAAGAACTTTCAAGAGTTGAGTCGTATACACTTCCACAGAGAACCCACCAATGGTTCTGAAAGTGTATCCATAAGCATACCTCAGTCGGTGCGGACGAACACCTTTCAGAGTAGGCTTACTAGCAATGAACTCATGAAGAACTTTCAAGAGTTGAGTCATATAGACCTCCACAGAGAACCCACCGATGGTTCTGGACGTGTGCAAGACAACCAGACAAACACCGATCAGAGTGAGAAATGCTGGAGTGTGCTGATTTGCTGCGTTGTGCTGATGCTGCTCGCTGCTGCtgtctattttttgtttaaaattatatagtTTTCATCAGCTGCTGTTTGTTATATAAATTAttgcttatttaaattaaatgtaacatttataatatcaTTGTCTTGATTTATAGTAATTTCTTTTTGTGCTTATTCtttgaaatatattctttgtattACCTtgtgtagaataaaaaaaaaaaaaaaacattgacttgtgtttgtgtgattaagttttttatttaacaatgtaaaCGTGTCTATTAACTTTGCCGTAAATGTTAAGAATATAGTTAATGTCATTAATTATAAatcttaataaattataatacattttaatatggataataggctattattaaatatttgatgtgAAATTCGAATATAAGACATTATACAATTCATTAGCTGTCCTGCTGTAATGCGTTTCTCTTTCCACAACGATGAGCTTCTGTTCATCACTACAGTAACAGACACACATGTACAACCTGTAGAACTAGTGTGTGTCACTATAATAAGTGATAAGTGAcaataagtgacgtgacatacagccaaactctctaaccactataggccacgacttccccctataGAGTAGTCCCTGGTTGCTTTGTTGTTTATCACTATAGAGATGTCCTTGTCATGAGTTCAGTGAcatcagcaaatatgcattatcaATGTCATAAAAATGAGGCGGTCAGTGCCAAAGATCTATTCATAAATATACTAATGTCTGTGGAAGTTTTTTGAGTGTTTTCCTCATCTGCTTTACTTTCACTTCCCTGGTTATTCCGCTTTTCCGAAGCTGTAAAAAGTAAACACTGTTTCTGTAAAAACAAGGCTATCTTTATTTTAATCGTTTAACActttgagaaaagaaaagaaaaaaaatatttatgtacttaaagtcaaattaaaaaaacaataggaACCGTTTTAATTTAtgtaacaattatatattttcttttttttttttagtaggtaATTTAAGAGAAtggactttattattattattattattattaataataataatatatattattattattattattattattattattattattattattattattaactttaggTTGTAATTCATGAGCAAGGTGTAGTCTTTTTGAAATGTTAGGCCCAAGTTTGTCACCGCCCACTGACCGAGATATGAATAATAAACGGAGCGCGTGCGCTACACAGACGCAGATCCTCCACAGCGCACGAATAAGGTACAGTAGCCTATTCTACattctttttgtctgattttgcaTTGCTTTTTGTTACTAAGaccaaatttaattacattacaattaTATTGCTGTTTAAATATATGTAGCAAGCTGCTGAACTGTGGGTGCGTTTAGAGAGAAACGAAACATACTGCGTCCACTTGTTGGTCCAATAAGACTAGTTTGGAATGAGACTAGATTGAAAATGACTGTAAAACTAACAGACTAACTAACTAACCGGCTAACTAGTGTAtatacctacctacctacctacccaaaaaaaaaaaagtaaaaaaaaaaaaaactctaaatcagactatatatatatatatatatatatatatatatatatatatatatatatatatatatatatatatatatatatgtatatatatatatatgctatatatatatatatatgcatatataatatatatatatatatatatgtatatatatatatatatatatatatatatatatatatatatatatatatgtatatatacatgtgcCAAGCTGAAGGGAAATATGTAAGAAACATTACTATTTCAGTCTTCAAGAAACTAAAGTGAATAATACAGGTGAATAATAATTTTTGTGCTCTATTATGATCCCGTctgaatttaacaaaaaattattatattatattatacatgtaatgcataatacataatatcatatttttatgtaatattatttaatacattttaataaattaaatattacaccaTCATACTTGTGATATTCATTTTTTTGATCAAGTCCTGCAATTTTGCGCAACCCATTGTCCTATCCTGCAGTCCAGTctcgtttgtttgtttacttttccTGTCTGTTTTGTAGGCACATGATGGTCCGACTGAGAAAGCTGAATGAACTGGCCCATCTGAGAGAGACCAGGTTTGGTCAGCTGTATCCCAGACATGGTCTCAGTCTGCTATGGTGGTTTGCTCATGAATGTGTTGAGATTGATGACGACGGCAAAATGATTGCACAATATGACCCAGAACACAGAGATTTTGGTTTCCATCCATTCCATAATTCAGAAGGAATTCTTCCTAAAACTGACCAGCACTATGAAATGGGCAACCTGCACCATCCAGGTGCACTGCCTCATTTTGTTACTAGGAATTATGACAGTGATGTACGTGAGAGCAATGCAGATCGCATTGTTGTTTCAGTCAATTCAATATGGaatgacaaatattttaagaaaatttatGTGACACATCACTTAGGTCAGGGCCGCTTCGATGAGAAATCTACTTTCCGCATCAGCCAAGGCTTCATTAAGATCATTCAGAAGATGGACTGGTCAGATTTCATCGGGGAGGTGAAGATCCAGCAGCAGCGTAACTGGTGTGGACGTCGCTGAGCTCGTGTTATGTACACGCTCATCTGTGCGGTCTGGATCCTACAGACACTCTGAGTTGAAATCAAACATTCCtgttcatccaaaataaatgcatttatggacCATTCATAACAAATGACTCTATCTGAATTGTAAATTGACTTGGGCCATAAATGACTAATTTGTGTGATGACTTTGCTCTGGATGAGAAGCTTTATGATTCTTCATGTATAATAAATGCATTGTGTTCTGTCTGTTTACTTCACTGTTTATCGTTTAATTAATTGTCTAATTTCAATGAATTAAAGGaagtgttcacccaaaaatgaaaattctgtcattatttacagacTTGCAAAACCAAGCCAACCCAGAAGATGTTCACTGCAGTAAAAAGAgtgatttaaattaagttttcttATTCATTaagaattaatataatttatttaaaaaaattatttgtataaaagAATTTATGAGGCAGACAAAAATGGCTGTAATACCACAATAGTAATGAGAGACGAAAACACAATtttcaaagtaataaataaagaaacagttACAGGTTTTTCTTTACTGAAAAATTTATTTatcgttttgttttatttgttgtatttaaaaagtGCACTATTGTTGTGGTGGTTTGCTCATGATTGAaagttcatattaaatatattaaatatgaatatgagtGAGACATTATACAGTTTAATATCAAGTAGCTTTAATGTAAATCTCCTCATAACTGTCCTGCTCTATAATGTAtttctctttccacactgatgagTGTGTCTTCATCACTACAGCAACAGAAACACACTTATAACTTGTAGAAAAACTAGTGTGTGTTACTATAGAGTAGTTTCTGTCATGAGTTCAGTGACATCAGCAAATAAGCATTATCAGTGTCACAAAAATGAGGTTTAGTTGAAGACATTTTATGTTATTACTACAAATGTGTTAACAACTAAAGATGCAACAACAAATTTCCTACATAttcagctgctctctctctcttcctgctaAACTATGGAAGAACTAAggtctttattatttattcaacttaaattcatattttaactttgaatgaCTCATTCCATGCATGCACAGATACTACTTAACTTGACACAAACTGGTACACAAAACTCCTCTTTACtcatggggcatgttgtcacaaaggGTGTTCATTGAATTGTACCTTTTTCTTGAACAATTACAGTTGGAAATATTCAATATCCTTTTGTAGTCACAATATAAGGGTACAGAAATGGACTTATATAAACctaaatatttacttaagtatAACAGTGACATGTATAGACATACATGCTAATTTTAAACACCAATTTATAACATAACAAAGTTAATTTTTTATGACTCTTTGCCTTTATTAATATACTATGATGATCTATGTGTTTTCTAGTCTTATGCATTAGACACACCCACACTACTGTCAGTCTGCTTTACATTCACTTTCCCAGTTACTCCCCTGATTATCCGCAGGTGTAGAAAGCAAACACTCCTTCAACAACAATAAATGATCCTATTAATAGACTGGCCTTTTCTTTCTTGCTCAACTTTAGGTTGCCATTCATGAGTGTATAGTTTCGTTTCACAGAGTACTTCACTGATCCTGCCCTTATATGAGCACCACATGAAGAATTAATGTGTGTAGGTTAGTTTTTTGCGGCAGGTTTGTGTTTTGCACCACCCACTAACAGAGATAGTCATCACAGACAGAGATCCTTCTTACAGCGGATGAACTACAGTACAGGTGCAGTATCCTATTCtttatttgtctattttattgctttttgttaACAAGATCAACTTCACAGATATTATAGGATCATGTTAACTTCACAGCGGATATTGttctttaaatgtgctttttaaaactaCACCAATAAGTAAAGAATTATGAAAACATTCTGTGCCAATTgagtaaaatagaaaatataattggGTGTGTAGATTCaaccaatagaaaaaaaaatcaagatcaaAGATCAAGGCACAAATCAGAGACAACAGATGATTAACTGAATCAGCTGGACAATTaattgaaaatgcaaaataagtaattaacaatcagacaataaaaaaaaaaaaaaaaatagggagcCTCTAATGGACAGGAAAACCCCTATAGAAAGCGGGAAAGATTACTACACTGCTACACAACAGCTGTGACATACTATATAAAAAAGCTTTCAGACTCTGATCAGTAATGGGCTGTTGAGTGTTGAAtgtgtgtttaaagaaattaaattaaattaaaattatgcatttagcagatgcttttattcaaagcgacttacagtgcattcaggctatcaatttttacttatcatgtgttcccgggggaatcgaacccccaaccttgtgcttcgtaacgcaatgctgtGCCACTTGAGCTTAGAGATTAGGTACACAGTATCATTGccaattttaaatgacatttttacacTGTAGccctatttatttttagttattctgTCTGTCTTCTATACACAGAATGGGCCGACCAAGGAAGCTGAAAAAATTGTCCCATCTGAAAGACACCGAGTTTGGTCAGCCATATCCAAGACATGGTCTCAGTCTGCTGTGCTGGTTTGCTCACAAATGTGTTGAGATTGACAACAACAGGATGATTGCACGATGCAACCTAGAAGATTTTGGTTTCCATCCATTCCATAATTCAGAAGGAATTCTTCCTAAAACTGACCAGTACTATGAAATAGGCAACCTGCACCATCCAGGCGCGCTGCCTGATTATGTTACTAAGAATTATGACAGTGATGTACGCGAGAGCAACGCGGATCGCATTGTTGTTTCAGTCAGTTCAAAATGGAATGAAACCTGGTTTACAGGGATTTATGTGACCCATCATTTAGGTCAGGGGAGTTTTGATGAGAACTCCACCTTCTGCATCAGTCAAGGCCTCATCAGGATCATTCAAAGCCTAAAATGGTCCGAATTCATTAGACAAGTTAAGATCAGGCAGCGCCGTCGTTACTGAGTTTATATGTTCATCTTTGCAGTCTTTGAAGATACCATTTCTGTTCATCCAAAATAATTTGCTTttagattaatcatttttttaattgacgTGCTTTTATTAAATCCCACTGTGTGCTGCTAGAAGCAGCGTATGAAGAAGTCACTCTTACCCAACTATCAGCTGCATCACATGCACGTAATTATGATGATCATATTTACACTGTGGctatattaataattcaaatgGGATGCTTTATTAGTTCTTTTATTCTGGGCATTCTTGTAATCATGTGGTTTGTGTCTTTCTACCTGGCTTGCTTTGATTCATGTTTTAGATTTGTTTGCCCATTTTCTGTGTGTTTCTCATCCTGGACTTTTTGGTCTGTGCTTCAATAAACTTCCACACAAGGAAGTCTTATGtgtaactaatgttaaaaatgctCAAATCTTCCTCATGACAAATATGGATGTTTTTAGTGTGATGATAGTAAACATTATACTGTAATGGATAAATAGCAGAttttcaaattactttcaaaGAACAACATTTCTGTCCTGCATGACATGATTTCAAACAAAGCgatattgaactttttttttgtaatacaaattATGCTGAtccacattttattcatttttgcttatctcttatatttataaaatagattttctACATTATTGTCAGTATGTGTATTGTAGCTTGTCTCTTTTGAATTAATCACTTACTTGGATAAATGATGAGCTTTGCATGTTTATCACTGGATTTTCTTAAAATGATTTatcacaatatttacaaatatttcaggTTGAGGGAAACAAgaatttatcttttaaaaaaacatatagatCAAACATTAATCTGAACATTGGGGGACATGTTCACCTCACAGCCTCacagtttaaacagttttatcCCATGCTGATAAtagattttaatatgaataatttataacATGAAATCTGAATATGAGTGCAGATGTAACACAGGCCCATTATACAGCATAAAGTAGCTTTAATGTAAATCTGTATTAATAACATAAGtttctctttccacactgatgagtttctgttcatcaaaacagCAACAGACACACACGTCCAACCTGTAAGTCAACTAATGGGTGTTTCTATAGCATTAGTGAGAACAGCAAATATGAATTGTTATGAATGACGCATTCAGGACCAAAATATGCAAATTTGTGCTACATATAGCCTTTATAATCTCTCTCTATCGCtctgtccctctctctttctgtctataGGCCTATAGCCTTGCTTCCCTCTACAGGGAAGTACACGCCCTCAGTGTCTGCTTCACTTCAAATGAGCTTTTCATTCTCCTCGACTTTAAAAGACACCAGCACAAAACACTCTATTTAAACTTTACACTggatattattgttgttaaactACACCAGATATAGacgtataatgttacaaaagatttctatttcaaataaatgcgtttttttttttaaactttctatttattaaagaatcctgaaaaaaatgatcatggttttcacaaaaatatatagcagcacaactgttttcaacattgataataatatggaatgtttaaatctgcatattagaatgatatctgaaggatcatgtgactggagtaa
Proteins encoded:
- the LOC109097467 gene encoding uncharacterized protein LOC109097467 isoform X2, whose translation is MVSTLNELSQLKQSGFGQPEPRHGLNLLYWFAHDYIHVSNGDIVPKFKPQNGDFGFHKYQNRIEDDDHIVPIQNLPYYEVGNLNARGADKLPDYVRANHSSRKPDSNKDRIIVRRDTDGSFNRVYVTEHSDPKRFDSSRTYRVSQGLLKIIKNMSREDYLSSTRVDHFRFTPQNHYETAPDNNSWCTIL
- the LOC109056036 gene encoding uncharacterized protein LOC109056036 yields the protein MVRILDNLFDLKETRFGQPHPRHGLNLLWWFAHDCVQIDSNGNMTAKCNPANGAFGFHQFFNKERLLPKIDLPYYEVGNLHNPGSLPHYVTRSYTGQSDNSNKDRIIVSFDSRWKRFKKIYVTQHSDQVRFDQNHTYCISIDLLRIIQGLSHNHFLREPTNGSGRVSISIPQSVQTKTFQSRPASNELMKNFQELSRIHFHREPTNGSESVSISIPQSVQTKTFQSRPASNELMKNFQELSRIHFHREPTNGSESVSISIPQSVRTNTFQSRLTSNELMKNFQELSHIDLHREPTDGSGRVQDNQTNTDQSEKCWSVLICCVVLMLLAAAVYFLFKII
- the LOC122145981 gene encoding uncharacterized protein LOC122145981, yielding MLGPSLSPPTDRDMNNKRSACATQTQILHSARIRHMMVRLRKLNELAHLRETRFGQLYPRHGLSLLWWFAHECVEIDDDGKMIAQYDPEHRDFGFHPFHNSEGILPKTDQHYEMGNLHHPGALPHFVTRNYDSDVRESNADRIVVSVNSIWNDKYFKKIYVTHHLGQGRFDEKSTFRISQGFIKIIQKMDWSDFIGEVKIQQQRNWCGRR